Proteins found in one Xenopus laevis strain J_2021 chromosome 1L, Xenopus_laevis_v10.1, whole genome shotgun sequence genomic segment:
- the mydgf.L gene encoding myeloid-derived growth factor, translating into MAAYGVISTFVLILTLCGAQEKSSTEEFDVRPGGLQHSFTSKLDDYSCTFTYASQGGTNEKWHMSVGLSDDNQHFSCSIWRPQGKSYLFFTEFKAEITGGKIEFSEAYSQTSSGGGSDVKLKRSEYDVTDNVVSHRPGSFSSALCKLVVVARSEHDEL; encoded by the exons atggcagCCTACGGAGTCATCTCTACGTTTGTATTGATTTTGACTTTGTGCGGCGCTcaggagaaatcgagcacagAAGAGTTTGACGTGAGGCCGGGAGGCCTTCAGCACAGCTTCACTAGTAAATTG GATGACTACTCCTGCACTTTCACATATGCGTCTCAGGGAGGTACAAATGAG AAATGGCATATGAGTGTAGGTCTGAGTGACGATAATCAACATTTTTCCTGTTCTATATGGAG gCCTCAGGGAAAATCGTATTTGTTCTTTACAGAATTCAAAGCAGAAATCACTGGAGGGAAAATAGAATTTAGTGAAGCCTAT TCTCAGACATCTTCTGGTGGCGGCAGTGATGTAAAGCTGAAGAGGTCAGAATATGATGTTACTGATAATGTTG TATCTCACAGACCTGGTTCCTTCTCATCTGCACTCTGCAAGCTTGTCGTTGTGGCACGTTCTGAGCATGATGAATTGTGA